ttttgaaaatctcaaagcaaatggaatgacaaaatagaatatgtgcctcatacattgttggtcaacacaaatactatggtcagaaaccatagttgcagtatacaccgccgtatactttgcagaagggccccctttccccggtcggcgttccgtcaacgggtgcttgacgacacaacaacgccgatctgcatctccggcgcagtAACCACGCAGTCCCTCGCTGTccggtgaacgagtccttgatgcaaagaccgtgccggcctgcccagcattatgccgggccgtgttggcGCGCGTCAAACCGTGTGTCCGGTGATCGACACGGCACGAAGCGCGACAACGAAGgatcggcatgatgctagggaggccggCACCGTCTTCGCATGACGGACTGGTTAccgtactggacggcgagagaagaaaagtggtgctgcgccggagaggcatgtcggcgttgttgtctcgtcaaggactcgttcacggaacggcggctagggaaaggggagctcgtctacaaagtatattgcggcgtataggtgaccaaacattctaatcatcggcactaaaatggaagaaagagccaagtggtatctcaactagatatcatatgcctcatactttgttggtcgaaagaaatattaacattccgggatggggtcagtgaggccaggtaggatgcacaagagattgatatttgtgccatcgcaccaggctcactggccccaccccagagtgtacaagtgaccaaacaatttaatcatcggcactagaatggaagaaaggccaatgcaattaagaagtagctagtatgaactaaatggaatgcctcatactttgttggtcgaaacaaatatgaacatcccgggatggcgttagtgaggccaggtaggatgcacaagagattgatatttgtgccatcacaccaggctcactagcgacaccggAGTGTActgattgaccgaacattctaatcatcggcactaaaatggaagaaagagccaagtggtatcaactaaatggaatgcctcatactttgttggtcgaaacaaatattaacatccagggatggagtaagtgaggccaggtaggatgcacaagatattgatatttgtgccatcacaccaagcctcacttgctccacccccgagtgtacgagtgatcgaccaaccatctaatcatcgacaagtaaatcacttggggtaatattaaaatgtttgtctccatatttgggagacatttttaatattggagtctagctaatggaaatcaagaactagtcttgatctccaaatggtgattagagggaatttattcatcttaagcaacattagggacaaatgggatcatgcaagggacttgggtcatttggatcataaggcatcaattaaggaggcaaccagggacaaagggaaacatttgatgatccattatcataggcaacaaagcagcaactttttcccctctaatctagctagagtccttaaaagaaatccatcataagcatggtcaaatacacatatatagcatggggcagatgctccaaagggattatatattcatcacttggtaatttggagagcaaacaagcagtagccatatcactcaatccaataatatagtaatttggatcataaggcatcaattaaggaggcaaccaggggacaaagggaaacattttatgatccattatcataggcaacaaagcagcaactttttcccctctaatctagctagagtccttaaaagaaatccatcataagcatggtcaaatacacatatatagcatggggcagatgctccaaagggattatatattcatcacttggtaatttggagagcaaacaagcagtagccatatcactcaatccaataatatagtaatttggatcataaggcatcaattaaggcctAACAGAGCATGCAAAACATTTGAAGAtcattggggtaatgttaaaatgtttgtctccatatttgggagacatttttaatattggagtcaaCCCAACAAGTCCCAAGCcaggctacacacacacacagccaaacagctcaccaggcagtgtgcatgcccaacagcacacacaggccagtgagtcaccacatgcttgccaggccaaaatgggtagaatacccagtttgtatcatcatctggctactaagccatttggtggaagcaaactgaagatcagccagaaggaaatcaccaagggaataTTGGTATGTCAGTatggtgacactaccagagaaatccaacatggattaatccctaactagccatccaaactcacctagcaccacacagctagttataccatcagaatatagacatttaaatgtctattttgttttcaacagcaaaagctactggtaatctagtcatggatcaaccagatagcatgagagagtcacaacaacagccacagtaaaggggagccacccttggacaacataaaggctgtcagggctacctcaaacccataggaacattcactaagccactgcatcataacccaatagggctcagtatgagctagggtacccaatcaatgattggcaaccctctagctacatccagtccatccatgagatcattactgctcagcagttcatctcatttatctaatCAATCAAGTTAAACTAACCAGATAAATGAAATGCATAATTAACAGTGCACCAGACtattgcaaatgatccagaggatcactgcaagcaacaataGTTGCTGGGGTAAGCAAGAGCATGCACCAGCACAGACTTGAATACCACACAGGCCAAGAAAGAGCATCAGTGGAACACAAGTCATAGGACAGCAGAAATTCACCAAGCACTgaagatcatatgatcatcagggcctAACAGAGCATGCAAAACATTGTGCCCGCAcgggagagcaaacaagcagtagccatatcactcaatccgacaaagtaatttcgtcgagcactttgtgcccgcacgggagaggaagagggaggggaggggaggggagaggtggagctcaccgacgatgctGTTGGAGGAGCGGCCgggtagaggaagagggaggggccgggtaggggtggaggaggaggtcgacgatgatggcaggggcggcggctcctcctccttgacgcggagccggcccctcctcctccatgcggcggccgcccctcctcctccacgccgcagcggcttgtgctgctggtggcggggatgggtggagcgtggcggcatgcggccctcgcggaggaaggaggcggcggcggcgacgacgacagccacgctcaccatggaaggcagcggcgcgcgagggagaggaagaggggtggacgaggaagaagtacgggcggcggcgcgcgagggagaggaagaggggtggaggaggaagaagtacgggcggcggcgcgcgagggagaggaagaggggtggaggaggaagaagtacgggCGGGGGGAGGGGGTACGGGTGGTTATAGAaggcgctatttctgtggcgcaccaggacaagtgcgccacagaatcaactacttctgtggcgcaccagagcaagtgcgccacagaaacacttatttctgtggcgcagcaagccatgtgcgccacagaaatacctacactaattattggtggtggcaggatgtgggccccacataatttctgtggcgcacggcgcggtagtgcgccacaaaaaatctttctgtggcgcatttattttggtgcgccacagaactaagctccgcctataagcatTTCCCTACTAGTGTCATCGCTAAACCTCTCGTCACAGGCTATATATCAAGTCCATGTATCTCGATGAAGTGCTGGTAGTTTGATATTCATCCAAGCCCTTGCTTTAGTCCAGAAATACTCCCCATGAGAGCACTTCGCAAGTGCATGCATCATATCCTCATTCGCCGACAAGCAAACTTTGCAGGGTGCTAGCTCGGCAATATGTTTGTGATATAGCGTGGCTTTCCACATGTAGGATACCACGGACTACACGCCACCAGAAAACACAAACTTTAGGTACCACTTGTAGTTTCCAGAGGCAAGTCCACAACTGTTTTTCAAAGCTTGAAGTTCCCGTATTAGTCCCTTCTATTAGAGCCAAATGCTCATTCTGCATCATGAGGGACCGATAAAATGACTTCATAGTGTAGATACCGACTACTCCAAAACCCAGACCTTAATCTTCACCGCCACCATGACAAAGAGGTATATTCATAATTGTATCTGCCTCTGGTGCGATAAAATTCCTCCAAATAACATTTGCTTCCCACGTCCAATTCACCAAGTCAATGAGATCAGCTACCGTGTTAATATTATCTGTTACCTCCTGGCCCTCACGTACTGATGGAATCGTCGTCCTTGTCCCGGGAATCCATCTATCAGCACAAACATCAACATGTGTCCTGCTTCCAATGCGCTTAATCAAACCACAAGTAAGAGCTTCTCTCCCAACAATTATCGCTCTCCATGTCGTAGAAGAGCTCCGGAGAACCATGGTTGCCATAAACTCCACCTCCGAAAATTTCTTTTTCTTCAACACTCGGCTGCACAAAGACTCTGGATGAGTAATAAACCTCCACCCATGTTTACAAAGTAAATTTCAAGGTCCTTAAACCCCATCTCGTCTTTGCATTTAGGCATGGACGGATACAGCCTATTGACAAGGGGGCAGTTGCCCCCACTCAAATCTCTAATCTCCTTGTAAAAGCTAGCTTAAATGGTGATTTCCCCACACTTAGCAAGTAAGTTTTATTCAATAACCATATTCTTGCCCCCTCTCATTTCTGATTCTAGCTCCACCCATGCATTTATGTGCAACGAGTGAGTCCCACTAAACCCAATGCAGAGATCGGCTATCCGGGGAACGACTCCACCAACACCATGCCATGTGTGATCGAAGGTGCTTGCACACTTTCTTGGTTAAATGGAAATAACTCATCTTGAACGTTGGAATAGCTTGTATGACAACTTTTAAGAAAATCTCCTTACCAGCCGGATAAACCATCCGTTCCAAGCCTCCATGCATCTTACTATGAACTCTTTTACCAAGATGATCAAACATACCATTGGTAATGCGCCCCAGAACTGTAGGGAGACTCAAGTATCGTGGACGCTTGAACTGTAATGGCCATATGTTGTTTCAGATAATTGTGTATCAGCCCATGTGTATTCTGGCAGAAATAAATAGAGTGTTTAACACTGAGTCTTTGCGCATTCTCTATTAACACACTGCCCGGAGCATTCTCCATAAATATGCAAAGTCTCACTGAGTCTTTGCGCATTCTCCACCTTTGCTTTCATAAAGATTAAATTGTCATCAACAAATAGCAAGTGGTTAATCTAGGGCGAGCGAGGGCTTACCTTTATACGTCCGACCACATGAGCTCCTCCAGATAAGTTAATAAGGAGGTAAACCCTTCTCCACGTAAGAGAAACAAGTATGGAGACATGGGGTCCCGTGCCGTAACCCTCTCCCTCTGGACGAAGTAAAATATGGTAACAATTCTCCATTAACCCGAACCGTAAATCTCACAGAGACTGTTGGGTTTGTAGGCATATTTGATTGCAATATATCAGAACTACAATCCTTCTTAGCAATCACTGCTGAGAGGAATTTGAGAAGTATAGATTATAGAACACAACATAGTAGTATAGAACTTTCGATTATAGAACACCCCCGACGAAAATAACCATGTCACGATACTCCTATATTCCTATAAATCATTCAATAATAGAATCATCAATTTATACAAAATATTAATGTTTATTATATATATAAGAACGTCTCCTTGTATTCGTGTTTTTTGTAAAATCGATATATCTGTATCTGTATGTCAAACTCGGGCAACCTAGGATGGACCAGCAGCCGCCAAAGCACTGGTTGGAGCAACAATGCGGGTCATGGGATCGAGCGACATTCTCCACACCGTGCGTTATCTAGGTTCGGCCGCGTCCTTCCTCCATGCTGAGGAAAAAGCTGTGAGAGGAGTCGCAGGGCATGGTCATGGGTGGGAATATATGTGCGGCGTCGGCCGATTCCCGGTCAACgaagctggaggagatggccaaaaGCGGGTGGCACTAGGGTTCGAAGAGTGGGGAAGAGGGAGAGGAGAGAGCGCCTACATGTCCGGCCGTCGCTGCAGTTGATGTCGAGCTACGCTACCTCTAGAGGTCCTTGCGCTAACAACCATGGCCGGTGTAGCACCTCCCGCATGAGACCACCGCCATCCCAGGGTTTCATCCTGGGAGTGTCATCGTGTCTCGGAGAGAGTTCAATCCGACGGTGGATACAAAGGAGAGCAATGACGACGTGATAGAGGGTATAGTGACCGGAAGTTGCTTGGGGAGCCGTCGCTGCCGCGAGAAATGTGGGACGAGAGGGTAGGGTTCGTGAGGGAGCGTGGACCTTGTGAGAGAAATAAGAGTGACACGTTTTCTCACCATACGGGCTCCTTCCTCGACCAACCAACAATTAACATGTGGGATAATGATTGAGACAAAGCGAGGCCAACACCCACTCCACGCGAGCCAGGTGACTATCGTGGAACGCCCTGGCATAGGGCAAGTATACTTGCACTTACTTATTCTCAATATGACCCACCTTACACAGTCACGGATGCTTGGGAGCATGTGTTTAAGCCGGCTTTAACACGAGAGCTCACTCCCTTTACTTTTTTCATGTATCTCTCCTTTACAtagacaaaaaaaaaaatcaattaaGCAAGGTATAAGCATACTATTACACTTGCTCTAGTTCTATCCCAATTCTTCTCTAAATAACGAACTGTTAATGATGTACCCTGATTAAAGCTTTTCACTAGAGATTGATCTTAGCAGATATTTCGGGTCTGTTTGGTTTTTGCCAGGGATAGCCCCGCCAATGCAAGGGCAGCCAAAATATTGGCGCAGCTTTCTGCCGCCCACGACTTGCCAATGCGTTGGCGTAAATTAGTACTGCTGATCTGAAGCTAGCATTTGGCTCGCCAAATAATGGGCTCCAATCCAAACCATAGCCAAGCACATGGTCAACGCCAATTATTTGGCTTGGCAGCCTAGGGCTCCCATCCaaacacacccttcatccattggaTATTAATTGACTATCTAGCTAGACGCATTTTTGTGTGTAGTGTATCTACATAAATGTGAGTCAGTAAAGCGGAGAGGTACTATATCATTTATAAGAAAGTTCACacacacttttttttttttgaagtgtTGACGCACAAAGTTgaataagaagcatgttgaacacCAAACATAAACACAGGTCTTCTTCCCCTGCGGATGCATCGGTACGTCGTCCCCCTTGTTTTATGTGAAATTGCAGCCTCCAAAACCTGCCATGAAAAAACAAAACATGTCTCCGTGTAACTAAAGGCACGATCAGTAGAGCTGAAATACTCATCATCAGCTTAGAAAAAAAGGAAGAAGTTTTACTTGGGTCAGCGGTGGTGACGACGCCGGTATGACCGAACTCGCAGTCGAACTCGTGATCTCCGTTGCTTCGGAAATAGAGGTTCATGGCGTACGCCGCGTGTGCCTGCAGCGTGTCCGGCTCGTAGCAGCTGCCGCCCAGCCGTATCGCGCTGCAGTCGATGCCTCCCTGGCCGCACACGAAGTCGATGTTCTCCTGCAGCACCGCCGCATCCGCTGCCGGCGCCGGCACGCACCACCGCCGCCAGCCCGAGTCCGCCGCTGTCGCGTCAGGCGCGGGTGCCGgtaccgctgccgctgccgcaggTGTTACCTTGGAACTCACTGGCCCAACATACTCCGGAGCGGTGAGGATGCCGGCGTCGTAGACTGGCGTCATGTCGGCGTGGAACAGGCCGAAGTGACGCTGCGACAGCGGGCCGGGCTTGAGGTCCTCGTCGAAGAGGGAGAATATGGAGACTTCGAAGGTGCGGTTCGGCCTGAGCGGGGTGCCGACACCGGACCCGAGGTGGCGGATGGCGTTTCTGTTGTAGTCCCCGGCGAGGTCCGCGCCCACGCCTTTCTCCCAGTCCTCCCCCGCCCACGGCCACCCGGTCTCGGCCACCACGACGTCGACGTCCCCGAAGCCCATCCGATCCATCGCCGAGTGCACGGCGTCGAGCTGCGcgtccagcgcgttggtgtacAGCAGCCCGGAGCCAGTGTCCATGACGCCCGTGGCGCCCACCCGGAACAGCGCGAAGTCGAGGGGGGTGTCGTCGGTGAGGCCGTAGAACGGGTACGCGTTCACCATGAACGGCGCGCCCGTCGCGCGCAGGAAGCCGAGGAGCGGCTTGACCACGGCCGCGTCGTACCCCTCGCGGAACCGCCCGGCGGACGGCGACGTGGTGAGCGCGTCCAGGACGCCCAGGGAGTGCGCGGTCGAGACCGTGATCTTACCATCCAGCGACGCGCCGACCAGCGCCGCGTGCAGGTTC
This region of Lolium perenne isolate Kyuss_39 chromosome 2, Kyuss_2.0, whole genome shotgun sequence genomic DNA includes:
- the LOC127336350 gene encoding glucan endo-1,3-beta-glucosidase — encoded protein: MLGSVFIILLSIAAADAAGIGVTYGRRASSLPPPVDVARFLARGTIVDRVRLLNADPLALRAFAGTGLAVDMTVPNALVPRLADSVAFTRQWVRTRVAPLAAAGTNVSRILVGREVISQANRTLLLALVPAMQNLHAALVGASLDGKITVSTAHSLGVLDALTTSPSAGRFREGYDAAVVKPLLGFLRATGAPFMVNAYPFYGLTDDTPLDFALFRVGATGVMDTGSGLLYTNALDAQLDAVHSAMDRMGFGDVDVVVAETGWPWAGEDWEKGVGADLAGDYNRNAIRHLGSGVGTPLRPNRTFEVSIFSLFDEDLKPGPLSQRHFGLFHADMTPVYDAGILTAPEYVGPVSSKVTPAAAAAVPAPAPDATAADSGWRRWCVPAPAADAAVLQENIDFVCGQGGIDCSAIRLGGSCYEPDTLQAHAAYAMNLYFRSNGDHEFDCEFGHTGVVTTADPSFGGCNFT